A portion of the Brevundimonas pondensis genome contains these proteins:
- the nadA gene encoding quinolinate synthase NadA, whose protein sequence is MADGAFGLSKELAEETAPVWEKVKGLVTPLEWPEQAKLISEINALKKERDAVILAHNYMTPEIFHGVGDYVGDSLGLAKEAAKSKAKVIVQAGVHFMAETSKILSPDKTVLIPDLRAGCSLASSITGADVRLIKQRYPGLPVVTYVNTTADVKAETDICCTSANAVQVVEWAAREWGVDKVILIPDEYLARNVAAQTHVGIIAWKGRCEVHERFTADDIAEMRAAYPGAEILAHPECPEEVLAASDFAGSTAAMIDYVEARKPKQVVMITECSMASNVKGDVPGVDFIGPCNLCPHMKRITLENIRDCLRDMKFEVTVEPEMAERAALAVQRMIDLPPPAIPARYDLIKAKHHVDVELI, encoded by the coding sequence ATGGCGGACGGCGCTTTCGGTCTGTCGAAGGAACTGGCGGAAGAGACCGCTCCTGTCTGGGAGAAGGTCAAGGGTCTGGTGACCCCGTTGGAGTGGCCGGAGCAGGCGAAATTGATCAGCGAGATCAATGCGCTGAAGAAGGAACGCGACGCCGTCATCCTGGCCCACAACTACATGACGCCGGAAATTTTCCATGGCGTGGGCGACTATGTCGGCGACAGTCTGGGTCTGGCCAAGGAGGCCGCCAAGTCGAAGGCGAAGGTCATCGTCCAGGCGGGCGTGCACTTCATGGCCGAGACCTCGAAAATCCTGTCGCCGGACAAGACCGTGCTGATCCCCGACCTGCGCGCGGGCTGTTCGCTGGCGTCCTCGATCACGGGCGCCGACGTGCGCCTGATCAAGCAGCGCTACCCCGGCCTGCCGGTCGTCACCTATGTGAACACCACCGCCGACGTGAAGGCCGAGACCGACATCTGCTGCACCAGCGCCAACGCCGTTCAGGTGGTGGAATGGGCGGCCAGGGAGTGGGGCGTCGACAAGGTCATCCTGATCCCCGACGAATATCTGGCGCGCAACGTCGCGGCCCAGACCCATGTCGGCATCATCGCCTGGAAGGGCCGCTGCGAGGTGCATGAGCGCTTCACCGCCGACGACATCGCCGAGATGCGCGCCGCCTATCCGGGCGCGGAAATCCTGGCCCACCCGGAATGCCCGGAAGAGGTGCTGGCGGCGTCGGACTTCGCCGGATCGACGGCGGCGATGATCGACTATGTCGAGGCGCGAAAGCCGAAGCAGGTGGTGATGATCACCGAGTGCTCGATGGCTTCGAACGTCAAGGGCGACGTGCCCGGCGTCGACTTCATCGGTCCGTGCAATCTGTGCCCGCATATGAAGCGCATCACCCTGGAGAACATCCGCGACTGCCTGCGCGACATGAAGTTCGAGGTGACTGTGGAGCCCGAGATGGCCGAGCGCGCGGCCCTGGCCGTGCAGCGGATGATCGACCTGCCGCCGCCCGCCATTCCGGCGCGCTATGACCTGATCAAGGCCAAGCACCACGTCGACGTGGAGCTGATCTGA
- a CDS encoding helix-turn-helix transcriptional regulator: MAEPRLVIHLKAVRMAAGLTQQELADRARLSRKTVNTVENGVFTPSVLVALTLAKALDVPLDALFTLED; encoded by the coding sequence GTGGCTGAGCCGCGTCTGGTCATTCATCTGAAGGCGGTGCGCATGGCGGCGGGGCTGACGCAACAGGAACTGGCCGACCGGGCCAGGCTGTCGCGGAAGACCGTGAACACGGTCGAGAACGGCGTCTTCACCCCCTCGGTCCTGGTGGCGCTGACGCTGGCGAAGGCGCTGGACGTGCCGCTGGACGCCCTGTTCACGCTGGAAGACTGA
- a CDS encoding metalloprotease: MSDTDQTTRRPGPWDLPPEQASPEPAPVRKSAPQEDKGQHPGWAIASTLLMAGFLWWITQSIVVAGGVLFGLFVHEYGHVLAMNRLGMGPARIYIIPFLGGMAKAQREPKSEWHGVLVSLAGPAFGLIAMIPFVAAGLWLRSPEWLMAAFFIAMINLVNLLPAPPLDGSKALGPVLTRVHPRLEQIALLAVGGLAVWWGLSTGRLILAVFLGIAVISHLKRGVWRAAWGRLSWPEAGRSLALYLATAAVCAAAAVGALLPLTGGAVEPAFDMGLRFIGVGGR; encoded by the coding sequence ATGAGCGATACCGACCAAACCACACGCCGTCCCGGTCCCTGGGACCTGCCGCCCGAACAGGCCTCGCCAGAGCCCGCGCCTGTCCGCAAATCCGCGCCGCAAGAGGACAAGGGTCAGCATCCGGGCTGGGCCATCGCCTCGACCCTGCTGATGGCGGGCTTCCTGTGGTGGATCACGCAAAGTATCGTGGTGGCGGGCGGCGTCCTGTTCGGCCTGTTCGTCCACGAATACGGGCACGTTCTGGCGATGAACCGCCTCGGCATGGGCCCGGCGCGCATCTACATCATCCCCTTCCTCGGCGGCATGGCCAAGGCGCAGCGTGAGCCGAAAAGCGAGTGGCACGGGGTGCTGGTGTCGCTGGCGGGACCGGCCTTCGGCCTGATCGCCATGATCCCCTTCGTCGCGGCGGGACTGTGGCTGCGCTCGCCCGAGTGGCTGATGGCGGCCTTCTTCATCGCCATGATCAATCTGGTGAACCTGTTGCCGGCGCCGCCGCTGGACGGTTCGAAAGCGCTCGGCCCGGTGCTGACGCGGGTGCATCCGCGTCTGGAGCAGATCGCGCTTCTGGCTGTCGGCGGTCTGGCGGTCTGGTGGGGGCTGTCCACCGGACGGCTGATCCTGGCCGTCTTCCTCGGCATCGCCGTGATCAGCCATCTGAAGCGCGGCGTCTGGCGCGCGGCCTGGGGGCGGCTGAGCTGGCCCGAGGCGGGCCGCAGCCTGGCCCTCTATCTGGCGACGGCGGCCGTCTGTGCCGCGGCGGCTGTCGGCGCCCTGCTGCCCTTGACCGGCGGGGCGGTCGAGCCGGCCTTCGACATGGGCCTGAGATTCATCGGCGTGGGAGGCCGTTAG